From the genome of Candidatus Defluviilinea proxima:
TTGGGGAGCATGGTCGGGTCACCAGTGAATTGACGAAGCGGCTTTTCGTACTTTACATGTAAGTCTGAAATAAAGGTATGCAAGCGAGCCCGAAAGCCTTCCGGCTCGATACCACTTGTTACTACTGCAATATATGCCACCCTTCCACTTTGGATGATAATGCGTTGATCCCCGTATTGCACTTCATCCAGCTCTTCCTCCTGGCTTCCATTCCCGAACGAATCACGCACAAAGTCACGGATAGCCGTCAGCATGGCACTGATCAAATCTGAATCGGTGATCTCTGCACTACTGTGATGACTGTGCGCGATCAACAAACCGGAGCCATGTTGAATAAGGAATATTTCACGTATCGCAAAGGGAAGCGAATCGCGCATCGCCAGTTGCGATGCTGAAACGCCTCGCATACGCGCCATGGTTGTCCGCAACATGCCTTGCGGACCAAATGTCATTTTCAAGCGGGCATCGATATTACGTTGGAACTCACGTGCAAATTCGCTGACCGCCTTCTGCACCGTCTCACCAATGACCGGATACAAAGCTTCGACCATATCCTTGCGCGAATCACGGATCTGCACACGAATGGCCTCGCCCATGATCGGGCCAAGTGCCTCTGCCATCTCATCACGCGAGTCGCGGATGGTGCGGCTGATCATATCGCCCAACACTGGCGTGACGCGCGCGATCAAACCTTCAGAGTCAGCTTGTGCTCTGCGGCGCAGGATCTCGATCTCAGCTTGTAAATCACGGGAACGGTCATCGGCCTCACGGGCGAGGCCATGAAGGCGGTCAAGTTCTATCAGCAGTTCTTTTAATTGCCGGTGTAGATCATCATCTTCTGATTGGGATCGGTCTTGAACCAATTCAATCTGACGTTCGATACCACGCAGGCGGTCACGCACGTCAGACAATAGTATCGAACGAACGTAGACTAACGGATCTACATTCTCGCCAACTTGATTTTCTGGAGTTTCATTTTCTTTCTGGGTCATGCAGGCTCATGTATCAATGATATTTATGAGGAAGAGTCGGAATCC
Proteins encoded in this window:
- a CDS encoding SH3 domain-containing protein, with amino-acid sequence MTQKENETPENQVGENVDPLVYVRSILLSDVRDRLRGIERQIELVQDRSQSEDDDLHRQLKELLIELDRLHGLAREADDRSRDLQAEIEILRRRAQADSEGLIARVTPVLGDMISRTIRDSRDEMAEALGPIMGEAIRVQIRDSRKDMVEALYPVIGETVQKAVSEFAREFQRNIDARLKMTFGPQGMLRTTMARMRGVSASQLAMRDSLPFAIREIFLIQHGSGLLIAHSHHSSAEITDSDLISAMLTAIRDFVRDSFGNGSQEEELDEVQYGDQRIIIQSGRVAYIAVVTSGIEPEGFRARLHTFISDLHVKYEKPLRQFTGDPTMLPNLQPKIARLVADVTGGTGPKPPMSRNAKIGVFFGVLFGILLIALACFYLQFTVALYPIAFPSPTPTSTGTPTATLTATATRTFTPTATNTATQTPTATSTPTSTFTPTPTFTPTFTPTPYTAFAGGHVWVRNAPKFESPHIEVLFKRTPVTVLSVYGIWMEVEWFASDGFHHGWVPAEWITLVEPVGSDRITPTFVP